Part of the Phycisphaerae bacterium genome is shown below.
AGGTCCCCATGCCGCAGCCCATCATTCGTTCCATGCACACTTGGCAGGGAATCGACCGCTTCTCGCAGGTCTTGGCCACGGCGGCGAGCATCCTCTCGGGACCGCAGGTGTAGACAACCGCAGATTCGCTGAGTGAGTCGCTCTTGCTGTTGAGATACCGTTCAAAGTGCTCCACGATCAGCCCCCATGCCCCCAGGCTGCCATCGTCCGTGGACACCACCGTGGGAATCTGATGATCGGCGAATTCTCTGAACGCCATAGCCGGTTCGGCACCCGAGATCCGGGCATCGGGAAGGCGGGTCAGCGGCAGAAGGTCGGCGGTCCTCGCGCCGGCAAATGCGATCGTTTGCTTGCCGGCTTGAGCCAAGGTTTCGGCCAGCCAGATCAGCGGGGGCAGGCCGACTCCCCCGCCCACCAGCAGCGCCGCAGGCCGTTGCGGATCGATCGAGAAGGGCCTGCCGAGCGGACCAAGAAAGCTGATCCCGTCTCCGGCAGTCAACTGCGACAGCCAGCGCGTGCCGATGCCCAGAACGCGATGGGTGATGGAGAGCGAGGCCCGTTTGCCGCTGCGCCGCAGTCCGCCGATGCTGAACGGACGACGCAGAAACGCCCCGCCCGCCCGATTCTCCTCCAGCGGGTCGGCACACAGAATCTGAACGAATTGCCCGGGCATAGCCGGGGGGAAATCATCGAACTCCGCTTCAAACCGCCAATGCTCACGGCAAAGGGGTTCGTTGCCGGTAACTCGGCCGACAAATACGCCACGGCCGGATTGGGTCTGTCTGATTGAAGTCATGCTGTCCGTGCCCCGCTCACTCGCGTCCTGCACCTGCAAGGCTCTTCACAGTCATTCCCTCCACACTCGCACCAGTCTCGAGGTTTACCACCAAAGCGCGGCTCGTGAGCCACGCGCATCGCTGCTTCAGGCACTTGCTGAGAACAACCTGTCGGCTCTTCTGCCGTTTCGTTTCGACCGGGGAGGGAGCGTACGCGTCGGTTTCAAGCCAGAGCAGGACACGAATCTCAGTGTTTCGTGTCAGAAGTCGTTCAACGAACGGGCGCGTCAGGTCAGCATGGTTCCTGTG
Proteins encoded:
- a CDS encoding dihydroorotate dehydrogenase electron transfer subunit, whose protein sequence is MTSIRQTQSGRGVFVGRVTGNEPLCREHWRFEAEFDDFPPAMPGQFVQILCADPLEENRAGGAFLRRPFSIGGLRRSGKRASLSITHRVLGIGTRWLSQLTAGDGISFLGPLGRPFSIDPQRPAALLVGGGVGLPPLIWLAETLAQAGKQTIAFAGARTADLLPLTRLPDARISGAEPAMAFREFADHQIPTVVSTDDGSLGAWGLIVEHFERYLNSKSDSLSESAVVYTCGPERMLAAVAKTCEKRSIPCQVCMERMMGCGMGTCQSCVIRTHDQDDPEGWRYSLCCTDGPVFDGRSIVWS